A genomic region of Spodoptera frugiperda isolate SF20-4 chromosome 31, AGI-APGP_CSIRO_Sfru_2.0, whole genome shotgun sequence contains the following coding sequences:
- the LOC118276400 gene encoding juvenile hormone-binding protein, whose protein sequence is MAVFRSLLVLAFAGCVLCKFGAPFEPCDKDDVKCLITAIESFFVKSSNGIPDIDIKAIDPLIIPELKYEVDPDMGLLFEFKNINVTGLKNQQVSDFQWASATKSTVLKTKAVLNIVGDVKISLTKNNKVFNGVYSASYTALGNLQYGVSLVRKGDFAYIDIEPEVNSCEIIEEPVISLDSGLQNVIDNDADARALKPSFETKKVTLRKNTLCRVTEAAYATVIQNIKTITKVYPCLAFFNNMCY, encoded by the exons ATGGCTGTTTTCAGGAGCTTGTTAGTGCTTGCATTCGCTGGCTGTGTCCTTTGCAAATTTG GTGCGCCTTTCGAACCCTGTGACAAGGATGACGTCAAATGTCTAATTACAGCAATAGAATCATTTTTTGTTAAGTCCAGCAATGGTATTCCTGACATTGACATTAAAGCCATCGATCCCCTGATCATACCTGAATTGAAATATGAAGTTGATCCAGACATGGGCTTGCTCTTTGAGTTCAAGAACATCAATGTCACAGGACTGAAGAACCAACAGGTTTCGGACTTCCA ATGGGCCTCTGCCACGAAATCAACTGTATTGAAAACGAAAGCAGTATTGAACATTGTGGGTGACGTGAAAATCTCACTGACGAAGAACAACAAAGTATTCAATGGAGTTTATTCAGCTTCATaca CTGCCCTAGGAAACTTGCAGTATGGTGTCTCTCTGGTACGGAAAGGAGATTTTGCATACATTGACATTGAACCAGAAGTAAACTCCTGCGAAATTATTGAAGAACCAGTTATATCGCTTgattctggtctccaaaacgtcATTGACAATG ATGCTGATGCCAGAGCATTGAAACCCTCTTTTGAGACCAAGAAAGTAACTTTGAGGAAGAACACACTGTGTCGTGTTACGGAAGCCGCCTATGCTACTGTTATCCAAAACATCAAAACTATCACGAAGGTCTACCCGTGCCTTGCCTTTTTCAACAACatgtgttattaa